The nucleotide sequence ATCAAACTTGGCCACATTGACTGCCAGCGACGCTTTGGGAAAAGCATAATATTTATTAGGATCACCGTTGCGGCTTGATTTGTCGAATCGTACTCCAGCCGTCGCAATTACTTGGTCGCGGAAATTTGCTTCTTGCTGAGCCACCAACCCTAAGTCACGCTCTGATTGAAGATCAACTTCCTGCGACACGTTGGAACTGCGGTTTGGTGAAAGCGGCTCGCCTGGTGCCAGGCCCCGGCCTTGGCTGAAGCTCAGATTGCGGTCCAATCGCAGACGCACCATTCCTACCTGTGAGGTAAGGTTTATAGACTCCCCTAGCCGCCAATCGTATACTAAGAAGCCTTGCAGATTAGTGTTAAAAAACTGGTTTTTGGCCACTCGAACCGCCCCTCGATCAGCTGCTACCGAAATATTACGTTGCGACTGAAGATCGGCTGGCAATGCTAGAAAGGCATTACTGCTCGAAAAATCAACGCCGCCCTGCACTGCCAAACGCAATGATGACCGTTCGTTTTCGATAATGCGTACCGTTGCAGTAGCCGCCTGTACCGCACGATTAGTAGTTTCCTCGTTGATAGAACGCTCCACTATAGCTAGCGGGTTATCGCCGCCATAAGGATTTACGGGAAATATTCCCTGCGCATTTGGAAATAGTTGTGCGTATGTAGGTATAGATGCTAAGGTATACCCCAAGCTTACACCGCGGTTATCATTGCCAGTGAAGCCTCGGCGATTGGTAGAGTTAAAATAACCCGATGACACTCCAACATCAACCCGGTTGCCAATTTTTTGGTCTACGTTAGCCCGTACCGAATGTCGTTTGAAACCCGTACGTTCTACAATACCATCTTCGCTAGTAGTTGTGCCGGAAACGTAAAACTTCGTTTTTTCTGTACCCCCCGAAACACTTACTGAAGTGTTTCGAAGGAAAGCCGTATTACCGAAAACTTCCTTTTCGTAATCGTGGATTTGGCCGTTTGCTTGGGCTTGCTCCAACAATCCCTTTTCTCGGTTACGATTAGCGTTGACTGCAGCTACGGCTGTATTATACGCCGCTGTTTGCGCCGGCGTGGGGTTAGCAGGCAAAGTAGGTAATGAGAAATACTGATCTATTTTCTGCGGTGTCCAGTCCTCTTGACCTAATAGACGCCAAGCCTTAGCAAAACCGATATCCTGCGATAAACTCACCCGCGTCTGGCCAGCTTGGCCGCGCTTGGTTTTAATGATGATAACCCCGGCATTAGCTCGCTGCCCGTAAATAGCAGCAGCACTAGAGCCTTTTAGCACCTCAATACTCTCAATATCATTAGGATTCAAGTCGGACAAGCGGTTTATTGCATTATCCTGTGAGCTGCGTCCGGTTGTGGTCGAAGCTGCAGAAGTAAATGCAGCAGCTCCAGCTCCGTTCCCAACTTCGGCATTGACTGCATAGACCCCGTCAATGATGAAGAGTGGCTGTGTACCGCCAGTAAGAGAAGAAATGCCGCGCAATTGAATAGCTACCCCTCCGCCAGGCGCTCCAGACGTCTGAGCAATATTAGCCCCTACAATTTTGCCATTTAAGGCCGCATCAACAGTTACTGGTCTAGTGCTACCTACAAGTTCTCTCGCTGAGATAGTAGTTACAGCATTAGCGAGATTTGACCGCTTTATACTAGTAGCCAGCCCGGTTACTACCACTTCATCTAAATCACGTGCAGAGGCGGTC is from Hymenobacter tibetensis and encodes:
- a CDS encoding SusC/RagA family TonB-linked outer membrane protein: MRKLFLSALLASPVLMQQAVAQDRSISGRVTDSAGGQGLPGVTVLVKGTTVGASTNSDGSYILNVPASATTLTFSFIGYGTVERAIGDGSAINVGLTASARDLDEVVVTGLATSIKRSNLANAVTTISARELVGSTRPVTVDAALNGKIVGANIAQTSGAPGGGVAIQLRGISSLTGGTQPLFIIDGVYAVNAEVGNGAGAAAFTSAASTTTGRSSQDNAINRLSDLNPNDIESIEVLKGSSAAAIYGQRANAGVIIIKTKRGQAGQTRVSLSQDIGFAKAWRLLGQEDWTPQKIDQYFSLPTLPANPTPAQTAAYNTAVAAVNANRNREKGLLEQAQANGQIHDYEKEVFGNTAFLRNTSVSVSGGTEKTKFYVSGTTTSEDGIVERTGFKRHSVRANVDQKIGNRVDVGVSSGYFNSTNRRGFTGNDNRGVSLGYTLASIPTYAQLFPNAQGIFPVNPYGGDNPLAIVERSINEETTNRAVQAATATVRIIENERSSLRLAVQGGVDFSSSNAFLALPADLQSQRNISVAADRGAVRVAKNQFFNTNLQGFLVYDWRLGESINLTSQVGMVRLRLDRNLSFSQGRGLAPGEPLSPNRSSNVSQEVDLQSERDLGLVAQQEANFRDQVIATAGVRFDKSSRNGDPNKYYAFPKASLAVNVAKFDFWSIEQVNLLKLRAAYGETGAPAFFGAAFSPLVNITTGGRPGFLPSTLVGLPTIGPERASEFEAGVDISLFNNRIGLEATVYNKVAKDLINTFVLAPSTGVTSIRAYPVGDLRNRGLELGLSVAPIRSENFTWNSTTQYWFNRSEVTRIVVPTFNTGQGFGNAFGRNVFALGESPSRWYGSPVNAETNANNPSFLTRYEDAQPRFQMSFLNNFTVFKNFEASFLLHWRKDSYTSNLSRLLQDEGGTTEDWSQDDDGNGVPNGIQRQGEPAREFIQNSGYVRLREASLYYSLPASIRTSLFKDYVRNIRIGISGNNLLTWTDYVGYDPEVSNFGSTSNFAQVDVSSYPNTRRIFFHLNLDF